Proteins from one Ananas comosus cultivar F153 linkage group 5, ASM154086v1, whole genome shotgun sequence genomic window:
- the LOC109709877 gene encoding uncharacterized protein LOC109709877 isoform X2, with protein sequence MSATLVDFYANVVAISVWVIYKESSWISSVIWIVLLVCFGSIATCAYIVKKLYEVSSQGLAQDPLDLLLLRNDHTQKRFSFVVFGRILFSILGVFMVAVISYTIITDGLPFRMELLTPWMAATLIDFYINVVAISVWVAHKESTWIGALFWICLLICFGSITTCFYIVSQLFRLSPQEPIYHVLLDFNSKYGKSTPSK encoded by the exons GTTTGGGTTATCTACAAAGAATCAAGCTGGATTAGTTCagtaatttggattgttctgtTAGTTTGTTTTGGCAG TATTGCCACATGTGCTTATATTGTCAAGAAACTCTATGAAGTTTCATCTCAAGGTCTTGCACAGGATCCTCTGGATCTGTTATTATTGAG GAATGATCACACCCAAAAAAGGTTCTCGTTTGTCGTATTTGGGAGAATACTTTTTAGTATTTTAGGGGTATTTATGGTGGCAGTAATCTCTTACACGATAATTACTGATGGACTTCCTTTTAGGATGGAGTTGTTGACACC GTGGATGGCTGCAACACTGATCGACTTCTATATAAATGTTGTTGCCATATCG GTATGGGTTGCTCACAAGGAGTCAACGTGGATAGGTGCATTATTTTGGATCTGTTTGTTGATCTGCTTTGGCAG CATCACTACGTGCTTCTACATCGTCAGTCAACTATTCCGACTGTCGCCTCAAGAGCCAATATACCATGTTTTGTTGGACTTTAACAGCAAATATGGAAAGAGTACACCGTCGAAGTAA